The following proteins are co-located in the Paraburkholderia phytofirmans PsJN genome:
- a CDS encoding beta-ketoacyl-[acyl-carrier-protein] synthase family protein, whose translation MKAPSVYLHALGMINALGGDLDSIVPALAAGHSPGMANAHTGIGEAFVGSVLAPLELAPPAELARYDCRNNRLLLAALTQIAPAVEAARERYGAHRIGVVLGTSTSGIEAAEAAFVYQAQAGDLPVNFNYRQMEIGTAAPFAAAVLGVHGPAFTISTACTSSAKAFASARRLLQLQLCDAVVVGGVDSLCELTVQGFASLESTSNVRSNPMSRNRCGINVGEGAAVFLMSRDEAAVRLAGVGESSDAHHISSPDPQGVGGELALRAALADAGIESSAIGYVNLHATATRKNDEMEAGLMSRVFPQGVATSGTKPLTGHQLGAAGATELAFTWLSLAHDDVPLPRHLWDGEADPALPALDLVVSERFMPRGGAQYAMSNSFAFGGSNVSLVLAR comes from the coding sequence ATGAAAGCGCCATCAGTTTATTTGCACGCGCTCGGCATGATCAACGCGCTCGGCGGCGACCTCGACAGCATTGTCCCGGCGCTCGCCGCCGGTCATTCGCCGGGTATGGCGAACGCGCATACGGGGATCGGCGAGGCGTTCGTCGGCAGCGTGCTTGCGCCGCTGGAGCTGGCGCCGCCCGCCGAACTCGCCCGTTACGACTGCCGCAATAACCGCCTGCTGCTCGCCGCGCTGACGCAAATCGCGCCCGCTGTCGAGGCGGCGCGCGAACGCTACGGCGCGCATCGCATCGGCGTGGTGCTCGGCACCAGCACGTCGGGTATCGAAGCCGCCGAAGCGGCGTTCGTCTATCAGGCGCAAGCGGGCGATCTGCCCGTGAACTTCAACTACCGGCAAATGGAAATCGGCACAGCGGCGCCGTTTGCTGCCGCCGTGCTCGGTGTGCATGGTCCGGCCTTCACCATCTCGACTGCGTGCACGTCGAGCGCAAAGGCCTTTGCGTCCGCGCGCCGGCTGCTGCAATTGCAACTGTGCGACGCCGTCGTGGTGGGCGGCGTCGATTCGTTGTGCGAGCTGACGGTGCAGGGTTTCGCATCGCTTGAATCGACCAGCAACGTGCGCAGCAATCCGATGAGCCGCAACCGCTGCGGGATCAACGTCGGTGAAGGCGCAGCCGTGTTCCTGATGAGCCGCGACGAAGCGGCGGTGCGGCTCGCGGGCGTCGGCGAATCGAGCGACGCGCATCACATTTCGTCGCCGGACCCGCAAGGCGTGGGCGGTGAACTCGCTTTGCGCGCGGCGCTGGCCGATGCGGGCATCGAGTCGTCGGCGATCGGCTATGTGAATCTGCATGCCACCGCCACACGCAAGAACGATGAAATGGAAGCGGGTTTGATGTCGCGCGTGTTTCCGCAAGGCGTGGCGACGAGCGGCACCAAGCCGTTGACCGGCCACCAGCTCGGCGCTGCGGGCGCCACCGAACTCGCGTTCACGTGGCTCTCGCTGGCGCACGACGATGTGCCGCTGCCGCGTCATCTGTGGGACGGCGAGGCGGATCCCGCGTTGCCCGCACTGGACCTGGTCGTTAGCGAACGCTTCATGCCGCGCGGCGGCGCGCAATACGCAATGAGCAATTCATTTGCGTTCGGCGGCAGCAACGTCAGCCTCGTTCTTGCCCGATGA
- a CDS encoding beta-ketoacyl-ACP synthase, whose amino-acid sequence MKRVVITGMGGVTALGDSWDVIETRLKSGVNAVRRMPEWDYFESLHTRLACPLPDFTAPAHYPRKKTRSMGPVSMYSVRASELALADAGLADDATIKDGRMGVAYGSSSGSVQPIRAFGTMLETGSMSDVTSNSYVQMMPHTTAVNVSLFWDLKGRIIPTSCACASGSQAIGYAYEAIQSGKQTLMLAGGAEELSGPAVAVFDTLYATSTRNDEPHLTPRPFDAARDGLVVGEGAATLVLEEYEHAVARGARIHAEIVGFGCNSDGAHMTQPTAETMAFAMRLALDDAQLPPEAIEYVNAHGTSTDRGDIAESHATAQTFGARMPISSLKSYVGHTLGACGALEAWWTIEMMKRNWYAPTLNLTNIDPACAPLDYIVGAGREIDAEYVMSNNFAFGGINTSLIFRRVR is encoded by the coding sequence ATGAAGCGCGTCGTCATAACCGGCATGGGCGGCGTCACGGCATTGGGCGATAGCTGGGACGTGATCGAAACGCGCTTGAAGAGCGGCGTGAACGCCGTGCGCCGCATGCCCGAGTGGGATTACTTCGAATCGCTGCATACGCGGCTCGCGTGTCCGCTGCCGGATTTCACGGCGCCCGCGCACTATCCGCGCAAGAAGACCCGTTCGATGGGGCCGGTGTCGATGTACTCGGTGCGCGCCAGCGAACTCGCGCTCGCCGACGCGGGCCTCGCCGACGACGCCACCATCAAGGACGGCCGCATGGGCGTCGCCTATGGTTCGTCGTCGGGCTCGGTGCAGCCGATCCGCGCGTTCGGTACGATGCTCGAAACCGGCTCGATGAGCGACGTCACGTCGAACAGCTACGTGCAGATGATGCCGCACACCACGGCGGTCAACGTCAGCCTGTTCTGGGATCTGAAAGGACGAATCATTCCGACCTCGTGCGCTTGCGCGTCGGGCAGCCAGGCGATCGGCTACGCGTATGAAGCGATCCAGAGCGGCAAGCAGACGCTGATGCTCGCCGGCGGTGCGGAGGAATTGTCGGGTCCGGCCGTCGCCGTGTTCGACACGCTGTACGCAACCAGCACGCGCAACGACGAGCCGCATCTGACGCCGCGTCCGTTCGACGCCGCGCGCGACGGCCTCGTGGTCGGCGAAGGCGCGGCTACGCTGGTGCTCGAAGAATATGAGCATGCGGTTGCGCGCGGCGCGCGGATTCACGCGGAGATTGTCGGCTTCGGCTGCAATTCGGACGGCGCGCATATGACCCAGCCGACCGCCGAAACCATGGCGTTCGCAATGCGGCTCGCGCTCGACGACGCCCAACTGCCGCCCGAAGCGATCGAGTATGTGAACGCGCACGGCACCTCGACGGATCGCGGCGACATCGCCGAAAGCCATGCGACCGCGCAGACCTTCGGCGCGCGCATGCCGATCAGTTCGCTCAAGAGTTATGTCGGCCACACGCTCGGCGCGTGCGGCGCGCTCGAAGCGTGGTGGACCATCGAGATGATGAAGCGCAACTGGTATGCGCCCACCTTGAACTTGACAAATATTGACCCGGCTTGCGCGCCGCTCGACTACATTGTCGGCGCGGGCCGTGAGATCGACGCCGAGTACGTGATGAGCAACAACTTCGCGTTCGGCGGCATCAATACGTCGCTGATTTTCAGGCGCGTTCGATGA
- a CDS encoding beta-ketoacyl-[acyl-carrier-protein] synthase family protein → MSVALQRVVVTGMGIVSCLGNTLDEVSAALRVGRSRIERIDAWRERGFGSQVAGVASVAHETPFERKLERFMGDTARFACHAARKAISDAGLDARALRSPRAGTVIGSGVGNMLSYDAAMTIASSRGVEKVPPYVVPHAMSSTASANVAQVFGLEGVSYSPSSACTTSALAIGQAMQLIQTGRQQIVLAGGSESLHDNMTLMFDAMGALSRRFNDTPQRASRPYDTERDGFVIASGGGVLVLESLDHALARGARIYAELTGFGDCTDSSGMVTPRAAGIARSMRGALNEAGKRPDYVNTHAPSTPLGDLEELHALNEVFGAAFDHRVPAFSSTKGMTGHPLGACGAHEAIYTLLMMRDGFIAGTADMDTPEPALDGMPLVRTARDARIGTAMSVSYGFGGSCASLVFQAWQGG, encoded by the coding sequence ATGAGCGTGGCGTTGCAACGCGTGGTGGTGACCGGCATGGGGATCGTGTCGTGTCTCGGCAATACGCTCGACGAAGTCTCCGCTGCCTTGCGCGTGGGCCGCTCGCGGATCGAACGGATCGACGCGTGGCGCGAGCGGGGCTTCGGCTCACAGGTGGCGGGCGTTGCCTCGGTCGCGCATGAGACGCCGTTCGAGCGCAAGCTCGAACGCTTCATGGGCGACACCGCGCGCTTCGCGTGTCATGCCGCGCGTAAAGCGATCAGCGATGCCGGACTCGACGCTCGGGCGCTACGTTCGCCGCGCGCGGGCACCGTGATCGGCTCGGGCGTCGGCAACATGCTGAGCTACGACGCGGCCATGACGATCGCCAGTTCACGCGGCGTCGAGAAAGTGCCGCCCTATGTCGTGCCGCACGCGATGAGCAGCACCGCGTCGGCCAATGTCGCGCAGGTGTTCGGGCTCGAAGGCGTGAGCTACTCGCCGTCGTCGGCGTGCACGACTTCGGCGCTCGCTATCGGCCAGGCGATGCAACTGATTCAGACCGGCCGTCAGCAGATCGTGCTGGCCGGCGGCAGCGAGTCGCTGCACGACAACATGACGCTGATGTTCGACGCAATGGGCGCGTTGTCGCGCCGCTTCAATGACACGCCGCAGCGTGCTTCGCGTCCGTACGACACCGAGCGCGACGGTTTCGTGATCGCGTCGGGCGGCGGCGTGCTGGTGCTCGAATCGCTCGATCATGCGCTCGCGCGCGGCGCGCGTATCTACGCCGAGCTCACCGGTTTCGGCGACTGCACGGACAGCAGCGGCATGGTCACGCCGCGCGCGGCGGGGATTGCGCGGTCCATGCGCGGCGCGCTGAACGAAGCGGGCAAGCGGCCCGACTACGTCAACACGCACGCACCGTCGACGCCGCTCGGCGACCTTGAAGAACTGCACGCGTTGAACGAAGTGTTCGGCGCGGCGTTCGATCATCGCGTGCCGGCGTTTTCGTCGACCAAGGGCATGACCGGGCATCCGCTCGGCGCCTGCGGCGCGCACGAAGCGATCTACACGCTGCTGATGATGCGCGATGGCTTTATCGCGGGCACTGCGGATATGGACACGCCGGAGCCCGCGCTCGACGGCATGCCGCTCGTGCGCACAGCGCGCGACGCGCGCATCGGCACGGCGATGTCGGTGTCGTACGGGTTCGGCGGAAGTTGCGCGAGTTTGGTGTTCCAGGCATGGCAGGGCGGCTGA
- a CDS encoding class I SAM-dependent methyltransferase codes for MSPSETSSVPFVPETAFGIWFLRTYTWEHHVLRVAINDLKRLIDTPLPEAPVIVDVGCGQGISFRLLADAFKPRRLVGIDFHEPSLTLAAQAANACRDKLADIELLHGDCAKLPLPDASADIVFCHQTFHHLVEQDHALAEFHRVLKPGGVLLFAESTDAYIKSWVIRLLFRHPMHVQKSAGGYLDMIRRGGFNFSERNVSLPYLWWSRAKDFGLLERLGLSHPQPGKRRETLVNVAAVKPVNP; via the coding sequence GTGTCGCCATCCGAAACATCCAGTGTGCCTTTCGTGCCGGAAACGGCGTTCGGGATCTGGTTCCTGCGTACCTATACTTGGGAACATCATGTGCTGCGGGTCGCGATCAACGACCTCAAACGCCTGATCGACACGCCCTTGCCCGAGGCGCCGGTGATCGTCGACGTCGGCTGCGGCCAAGGCATTTCATTCCGCTTGCTCGCCGATGCGTTCAAGCCGCGCCGCCTTGTCGGCATCGACTTCCATGAACCGTCGTTGACGCTCGCCGCTCAGGCGGCAAACGCCTGCCGCGACAAGCTGGCGGATATCGAACTGCTGCACGGCGACTGCGCGAAACTGCCGCTGCCCGACGCGAGCGCCGATATCGTGTTCTGCCATCAAACTTTTCACCACCTCGTCGAGCAGGACCACGCGCTCGCCGAGTTCCATCGCGTGCTCAAACCGGGCGGCGTGCTGCTCTTCGCCGAATCCACCGATGCGTACATCAAATCGTGGGTAATCCGGCTCCTGTTCCGTCATCCGATGCACGTGCAAAAGAGCGCCGGCGGCTACCTCGACATGATTCGCCGCGGCGGCTTTAACTTCAGCGAGCGCAACGTGTCGCTGCCCTACCTCTGGTGGAGCCGCGCGAAAGACTTCGGTCTGCTCGAACGGCTCGGCCTGTCTCATCCGCAACCCGGCAAGCGTCGCGAAACGCTGGTCAATGTCGCGGCGGTCAAGCCGGTTAATCCGTAG
- a CDS encoding 3-ketoacyl-ACP reductase FabG2: protein MSRRVLVTGASRGIGRAIAYKLAADGFAVSVHCRTGRSEADAVATGIAAQGGTARVLQFDVRERAVCREVLEADVAAHGPYYGIVCSAGVTRDAAFPALTEEDWDIVIETGLDSFYNVVHPLTMPMVRARKGGRIVTIASVSGVMGNRGQVNYSAAKAGLIGASKALAVELASRNITVNCVAPGLIETGMLDEMPLEQALKTVPMNRVGQPAEVASVVSFLMSDAASYVTRQVIGVNGGMI, encoded by the coding sequence ATGAGCCGGCGTGTTCTCGTTACCGGCGCAAGCCGCGGCATTGGCCGCGCGATTGCGTACAAGTTGGCCGCCGACGGCTTCGCGGTGTCCGTGCATTGCCGCACGGGGCGCAGCGAAGCCGATGCGGTGGCGACGGGCATCGCCGCGCAGGGCGGCACGGCGCGCGTGCTGCAATTCGACGTGCGCGAGCGCGCGGTGTGCCGCGAAGTGCTCGAAGCGGACGTCGCGGCGCACGGGCCCTACTACGGCATCGTATGCAGCGCGGGCGTGACGCGCGACGCCGCGTTCCCCGCGCTCACCGAAGAAGATTGGGACATCGTGATCGAAACCGGTCTCGACTCGTTCTACAACGTCGTCCATCCATTGACCATGCCGATGGTGCGCGCCCGCAAGGGCGGCCGCATCGTCACGATCGCTTCGGTGTCCGGCGTGATGGGCAATCGCGGCCAGGTCAACTACAGCGCGGCGAAGGCCGGCCTGATCGGCGCGAGCAAGGCGCTCGCCGTCGAACTGGCGTCGCGCAACATCACCGTCAATTGCGTGGCGCCGGGGCTGATCGAGACCGGCATGCTCGATGAAATGCCGCTCGAACAGGCGCTCAAGACGGTGCCGATGAACCGCGTCGGCCAGCCTGCCGAGGTGGCGTCCGTGGTCAGCTTCCTGATGTCGGATGCGGCCTCGTATGTCACGCGTCAGGTGATCGGCGTCAATGGCGGGATGATCTGA
- a CDS encoding hotdog family protein, which translates to MNPTPTVDELLQQPIEAIIPHRGTMLLIDSVDTFSEETLSARATVRADAWYADIDGAMPAWIGIELMAQAIAAHVALLAMRGGGRARPGVLLGSRSYKALQPSFAGGARLSVHVSELLRSEEGHGAYECTIRHGDAVCAEAVIKVFQPRDFQSFIEGSFSS; encoded by the coding sequence ATGAACCCGACGCCCACCGTTGACGAACTGCTCCAGCAGCCGATCGAAGCGATCATCCCGCATCGCGGCACCATGCTGCTGATCGACTCGGTCGACACATTCAGCGAAGAAACGCTGAGCGCGCGCGCCACGGTGCGCGCCGACGCCTGGTATGCCGACATCGACGGCGCCATGCCCGCGTGGATCGGCATCGAGCTGATGGCGCAGGCGATCGCCGCGCACGTCGCGTTGCTGGCCATGCGCGGCGGCGGCCGCGCGCGCCCCGGCGTGCTGCTCGGCTCGCGCAGCTACAAGGCATTGCAGCCGTCGTTTGCGGGCGGCGCGCGGTTATCGGTGCACGTCTCGGAACTGCTGCGCAGCGAAGAGGGCCATGGCGCCTACGAATGCACCATCCGGCACGGCGACGCGGTGTGCGCCGAAGCCGTCATCAAGGTTTTTCAACCGCGCGATTTTCAGTCATTCATTGAAGGGAGTTTCAGTTCATGA
- a CDS encoding excinuclease ABC subunit A, giving the protein MKRHLLFAALFASFATLSAAPAFARDTVSYFPVEQALQSEPGKVSEDIGLYFAGQRHPAVVKTMGEFATNKKTNAFGKSDLQACQHVFLSAVIELQERARKEGGNAVINIKSNYKNELRESATEYTCGAGAVVAGVALTGEVVTLRK; this is encoded by the coding sequence ATGAAACGTCATCTGCTGTTTGCCGCATTGTTTGCTTCGTTTGCCACGCTGAGCGCTGCGCCGGCCTTCGCTCGCGATACGGTCAGCTACTTTCCGGTCGAGCAGGCCTTGCAAAGCGAACCGGGCAAAGTGAGCGAAGACATCGGGTTGTATTTCGCGGGTCAGCGCCACCCGGCAGTCGTGAAGACGATGGGTGAATTCGCCACCAACAAGAAGACCAACGCGTTCGGCAAGAGCGATCTGCAAGCCTGCCAGCACGTTTTCCTCTCGGCGGTGATCGAGTTGCAGGAACGCGCGCGCAAGGAAGGCGGCAACGCGGTGATCAACATCAAGAGCAACTACAAGAACGAGTTGCGTGAGAGCGCCACCGAGTACACGTGCGGCGCGGGCGCCGTGGTTGCCGGCGTCGCGTTGACGGGTGAAGTTGTGACGTTGCGCAAGTAA